In one window of Nicotiana tabacum cultivar K326 chromosome 12, ASM71507v2, whole genome shotgun sequence DNA:
- the LOC107793445 gene encoding peroxisomal nicotinamide adenine dinucleotide carrier: MSSALANGLAGAGGGIIAQIITYPLQTVNTRQQTERVAKKGRDSRGSALFQILQVVRSEGLLGLYSGLKPSLLGTTVSQGVYYYFYQVFKNKAEAIASANKKKGRGDGSVGVFSWLVVAALAGSLNVLLTNPIWILVTRMQTHTQAERKIVEAKKQTLLKEASENVSAAASLEAKLAELDSSKPHPYGTLQAAREIYDESGVIGFWKGVIPALIMVSNPSIQFMIYESLSKQLRTKRAAKKKYVQNITAWEVFVIGAFAKLGATVSTYPLLVVKSRLQAKQEIGGNISLRYSGTADAVIKMIRHEGFRSFYQGMRTKIVQSVFAASVLFMVKEELVKLYAVLANRSKVNV, translated from the coding sequence ATGTCGAGTGCCTTGGCGAATGGGCTGGCTGGAGCTGGTGGAGGCATAATTGCACAAATAATTACTTACCCCCTCCAAACGGTGAATACCCGGCAGCAAACGGAGCGGGTCGCAAAAAAGGGCCGGGATTCACGAGGCAGTGCCCTTTTTCAAATTTTGCAGGTTGTTAGAAGCGAAGGTTTGTTGGGGCTTTACAGCGGCCTGAAGCCTTCGCTGCTTGGAACCACTGTGTCACAGGGTGTGTACTATTATTTTTACCAGGTTTTCAAGAACAAGGCTGAGGCAATAGCATCTGCAAATAAGAAAAAAGGTCGAGGGGATGGCTCTGTTGGAGTGTTCTCTTGGCTTGTCGTGGCAGCTCTTGCTGGATCACTAAACGTGTTGCTGACAAATCCTATATGGATTCTTGTTACTCGTATGCAGACTCATACTCAAGCAGAAAGGAAGATTGTGGAGGCAAAAAAGCAAACCCTTTTAAAGGAAGCTTCTGAAAATGTCTCCGCTGCTGCTTCCTTGGAGGCAAAACTGGCCGAGCTTGATTCATCCAAACCTCATCCCTATGGAACATTGCAAGCTGCACGTGAGATTTATGATGAATCCGGAGTTATTGGATTTTGGAAAGGAGTCATACCAGCATTGATCATGGTGTCTAATCCCTCGATTCAGTTCATGATTTATGAGAGTTTGTCAAAGCAGTTAAGGACTAAACGCGCTGCAAAGAagaaatatgtacaaaatataACTGCTTGGGAGGTTTTTGTAATCGGAGCCTTTGCTAAACTTGGAGCAACTGTTTCGACATATCCATTGTTGGTTGTGAAGTCTAGGCTTCAAGCCAAGCAGGAGATTGGTGGAAATATCTCGTTAAGATATTCAGGTACAGCAGATGCTGTTATTAAGATGATTCGTCATGAAGGATTCAGAAGCTTCTATCAGGGAATGCGCACAAAGATAGTACAGAGCGTCTTTGCAGCCTCTGTACTTTTCATGGTGAAGGAAGAGCTTGTTAAATTGTATGCAGTTCTGGCTAACAGAAGCAAGGTTAATGTTTAG